TTTGATTCTTCAGAACACCTTGCACAATATACTATAAATAAAGAGTTTTATTTAGGAAATTTAAGAAATAGACTTAGTTTAGGATTTGATGCAAAAAAATCAAAAACAACAAATTCTGGATACTATGACACTACAATTAACTATATTCTTGACCCTAAAAATGTTAACTATGGAGGTTCATTAAGTTATTTATCAGACCATCCAAATGCATATAAATATGTTTATTCAAGAAGTGAAACAAAAAACTATGGAGGTTTTATACAAGACCATATAAATTTAACGCAAGATTTAATACTAAGTTTAGGTCTTAGATATCAAAAAGTTAAAACAGAAAATGAAAATGTATTAACAGATACAAAAAATAACTATACTGATTCAGCAACTACACCACAAATTGGATTAGTTTATAAACTTTCACCAAAAACAACACTTTTTGCAAACTATTCTGAATCTTTTAATCCTCAAAATAGTAGTTATATTGATAAAAATGGTAATTTATTAGAACCAGAAGAAGGCAAAGGATATGAAGTTGGAGTAAGACAAAAACTATTTAATGACAACTTTACACTTACAACTTCACTATTTAAAATTGAAAAAGAAAATGTTGCACAACAAGACCCAACAGCAACAAGAGCAAATATGTTTTATAGAACAAGTGAAAAAATCAAAAGTAAAGGTTTTGAAATTGACTTAATGGGTCAGATAACAAAAAACTGGGCATTAGTTGCTTCGTATGGATATACAAAAACAGAAGATATAAACTATGATAATAATCAATTAACAGGTGTTCCAGAGCACAATGCAAATATTTTCACTACATATGATTTAACAGATTTAGGACTAAAAAATATTTATGTTGGAGCAGGTGCTAGATACATAGGAAGTAGATTTGCAGATACAAGCAATGATATAAAAATAGACTCAAATGTTATTTATAATGCAATGCTTGGGTACAAAAAAGATAATTGGAAAGCAAACTTTAGTGTAAAAAATTTAACTGATGAAGATTATATCGAAACAGCAGGAACAGCAACTGCTGCTTATGGTGAAAGAAGAACTGCAATATTTACATTAAGTTATTCATTTTAAAAGAAAGTTAGATGTTAAAAAATATATATAATTATTTACAAACTCCAGAAAAAAGCGGAAGAAGATTAGGTCTTTTTAGAATTTTCTTCTGCATTTTTGGAGGACTTATAGTTGCTTATTTAGGTATGACATTACTTGCTTTTTTGATTCCTGGAGAAGTTAAAGAAACTGCAATTATTTCTATTATGTTTAATACTTTAGCATGGGCTTGTACTACAACATGGATTGCACTATCTTATACAAAATTTAGTGCATTTCTTAAAGTTATTATTCCCACATTAATCTTTTCATTTGCACTATATATTTTTTATTAGAAGGTAAAAAATGACACAAGAAAAATCAAAATTATTTAAACAAAGATTATTTAGAATTCATATAGCAGCTGGAGCTATATTTTCTATATTTATGTATATTGCAATATTTTTTGGAGTATTTGCTATTTTACTTCCATATATTCAAACATGGGAAAAGCCATCAAGACATATTCAAACAAATGATATTTTTAATATCAATTACAACAGTATGATTGATGAAGTATTAAAAGATGAGAACTTTCCTAAAGATAATATAATAGTAAATTTACCAGGAAGAATGAATGACCCTGCAGTTGTAATATCTCATAGATTTTCAAAAGAGATTGCTTTTAATCCAAGAACAAATAAAAAATTAGAAAATGAGACAAAAGAACAATCAAATTTAGCGCACTTTTTAAATGAGTTGCATTATGGAACTCCTTTAAAAGTCATAGGTTTAATAATATTTGGGTTTGTTGCAGTTGGAACTATGGTTTTATTAATCACAGGAATAATTCTAATTTCACTTTTCAAATTTAAAAATAAAGGTAAAAATGCGCAAGCTATATTTTCCAAAATTCATGTAAAAATATTTACTTGGCTTTTTGTTCCTCTTTTTTTAATAACTGCAAGTGGAGCTGTAATGAATATAGGTCTAATTAGTTCAAAACCTATGTCAAAACTCCTTACTCATTCTAAAGCAAACTCTATTGATGAAGTAGTTGGAAAAGTATTATTTGCTCAAAATAAACATATAAAAAAACAAAATATAAAAGCATCAATGCTTCCAATAAAAGATTTACTTAAAGAAGCAAAAAAGATAAATCCCCAACTTACATTCAAACAAATAAAATTAGTAAATTGGAATGATAAAAATGCAAGAGTAGAAATAACAGGTTACAATCCTTATAAACCTTTTTTAAATGGAGGAATATTTAATCGTCCTACAATAACTCTTGATGCAACAAATAAAAAACTAATAAAAAATCAAAAAACAATGGATAAAGTATGGCCAGTTTTTGTGGCTGAAAGTCTATTTTTTCTTCATTTTTTATTTGGTATTGATATTTTTTCAAGAATATTAATCGCAATATTTATGTGTTTATGTGCAGTTGCTATTGGTTTTGGAATACTTCTATATTTAGAAAAAAAAGCCAAAAAATTTGAAGGTAAAATAACTTTTTATCACTTTTTAGGAAAATTTTCTCAAGCTAGTATGATTGGAATCATTCCTGCTACTGCTACACTATTTCTTTTTCAGTGGTTACTTCCTTTTGATTTAGAAAATAGAGTCTTATGGCAAAAAGGAATTTTTTATAACGTATGGCTTTTTACACTTTTTTGGTCATTTTATAGATTAAATTCATATAAAGCTTCTAAAGAGTTTTTCTTTACAGGAGGAGTTCTATTTTTATTGTCTGCAATTTTTCATATATTAAATTCTAATTTTTCTATAAATGAACTTTCAACTTTTACAACAGTTTTAAATGTAGATATTGTTCTATTTATATTTGCTCTGTTTTTAATATATATTAGTTTCAAACTTCCTAAAAATAGACAACAAGCTAAATATTTTTGGATACAAAATAAAAAAGGAGAAAAATGAAAAAAATAGTAAAAATAGTAATAATTTTATTAATACCATATTTTTTATATGCCCATGAATTAGAAATGAATATAGTAAATAATAATGACAATACTCTTACTATTTCAGGTATGTTCAATACAGGAGAGACAGCAGCAGGTGCACTACTAAAATTAGAAGCAAAAAATACAAAAGAGATTTTATTTCAAAAAAGATTACCCTCTTCAAACTCTTTAAGAGTAAATATTCCAACAATTGAATATATGATTATTTTAAATGGAGGAGATGATGATATTGTCAAAAAAGAAGGTATTGCTCCAAAAGGTGGATTTAAAAAAGAGCATTCACAAAAAAAAGCCTCAAGAACAAATGCAAATATTGCTACAAGTAAAGCAGTTACAATTTCAATTGCCATAGCATTTTTACTACTATTTGCAACAATATTTATAAGTATAAAAAACACAAATAAACTTTTAAAAGAGATAGAAAAAATAAAATAGCACTAAATAGTGCTATTTAAGCAATATTATTATCATGAATAATAGATAAATAAGTTTAATTTTATTTATTATTGATTATAATTCTCAAAATTACAATTCTTAAAAGGAAAAAGATGCATAAAAAATCTAAAGTTATCTTTTTTTCTCTAATATTAAGTACTTCAATTTTCGCAGACCAAATTGATAAATCAATGAATATTATTGAAAATACAAATAACAAATTGAAAAACTATCAAAATAAAATAGATAGAGTTGAAAATGATAGAGAAGAACTTTTATCTAAATATAAA
This DNA window, taken from Arcobacter sp. CECT 8986, encodes the following:
- a CDS encoding PepSY-associated TM helix domain-containing protein, with amino-acid sequence MTQEKSKLFKQRLFRIHIAAGAIFSIFMYIAIFFGVFAILLPYIQTWEKPSRHIQTNDIFNINYNSMIDEVLKDENFPKDNIIVNLPGRMNDPAVVISHRFSKEIAFNPRTNKKLENETKEQSNLAHFLNELHYGTPLKVIGLIIFGFVAVGTMVLLITGIILISLFKFKNKGKNAQAIFSKIHVKIFTWLFVPLFLITASGAVMNIGLISSKPMSKLLTHSKANSIDEVVGKVLFAQNKHIKKQNIKASMLPIKDLLKEAKKINPQLTFKQIKLVNWNDKNARVEITGYNPYKPFLNGGIFNRPTITLDATNKKLIKNQKTMDKVWPVFVAESLFFLHFLFGIDIFSRILIAIFMCLCAVAIGFGILLYLEKKAKKFEGKITFYHFLGKFSQASMIGIIPATATLFLFQWLLPFDLENRVLWQKGIFYNVWLFTLFWSFYRLNSYKASKEFFFTGGVLFLLSAIFHILNSNFSINELSTFTTVLNVDIVLFIFALFLIYISFKLPKNRQQAKYFWIQNKKGEK
- a CDS encoding TonB-dependent siderophore receptor, giving the protein MKISNKKSISFILSTILLTSSSLFAKDDNNKQTKELDSITVTEKTISQYQPTEKVDINRTGIELDDSAKSIQVYNEDFISDYQPQSLTDIVTMSSNVAYAGDSHGRNNNYIIRGFSGAPTLRDGFNITNAITNSEIFNFEKVEILKGPDSLQYGEANPGGLINIVKKKPTKENIRKVEFEATSNDPSFKPKIDLGGSLNDDGSLRYRLVTTYTHKEDARDFNVDTKKLFIAPSIAYDIDDNNTITFISEYLDDKSPADFGTFVKENGKPLTNRDTITTHPDAEFEKEQKLAGFDFDSNYDTWNSTFRYRYIDLERTNDSVYAPYITRGNPNTITRNFSTQDFDSSEHLAQYTINKEFYLGNLRNRLSLGFDAKKSKTTNSGYYDTTINYILDPKNVNYGGSLSYLSDHPNAYKYVYSRSETKNYGGFIQDHINLTQDLILSLGLRYQKVKTENENVLTDTKNNYTDSATTPQIGLVYKLSPKTTLFANYSESFNPQNSSYIDKNGNLLEPEEGKGYEVGVRQKLFNDNFTLTTSLFKIEKENVAQQDPTATRANMFYRTSEKIKSKGFEIDLMGQITKNWALVASYGYTKTEDINYDNNQLTGVPEHNANIFTTYDLTDLGLKNIYVGAGARYIGSRFADTSNDIKIDSNVIYNAMLGYKKDNWKANFSVKNLTDEDYIETAGTATAAYGERRTAIFTLSYSF